From the Desulfosarcina sp. BuS5 genome, one window contains:
- a CDS encoding methionine aminotransferase, with amino-acid sequence MKIKSKLPDVGITIFTIMSKLAAEHNAINLSQGFPDFDAPDRLIELVVKYMRSGFNQYAPMEGIPELRSQIAAKVKKIYGADVDPDKEITVTSGATEALYASISAVVNPGDEVVIFEPAYDSYKPAVKLNGGIPVFIQLKFPEYRIDWNEVTEAVSSRTKLIILNSPHNPTGTVLSGKDINSLRELTHNTDILIISDEVYEHIIFDGLTHASMLRFPELAEKSFVISSFGKTYHTTGWKIGYCIAPEILSTEFRKIHQFLTFASNTPVQYAYADMMKEKSYYNNLAIFYQKKRDKFISCLEASGLRVLPCSGTYFLMVDYSAVSDESDYTFAERITTEYGVAAIPPSAFYNKKQDDKVLRFCFAKKDETLEKAAEILCRL; translated from the coding sequence ATGAAAATAAAGTCAAAACTACCTGATGTCGGCATTACTATTTTTACTATCATGTCGAAACTGGCGGCTGAACATAATGCCATTAATCTTTCACAGGGTTTTCCTGATTTTGATGCTCCCGACAGGCTGATAGAACTTGTCGTTAAGTATATGCGCTCTGGTTTTAATCAGTATGCCCCCATGGAGGGAATTCCCGAGTTGAGATCACAGATAGCAGCCAAAGTCAAAAAAATATATGGAGCTGATGTAGATCCTGATAAAGAAATTACAGTTACTTCCGGCGCCACAGAAGCTTTGTATGCATCCATTAGCGCTGTTGTAAATCCAGGTGATGAAGTTGTTATTTTTGAACCTGCTTATGACTCGTATAAGCCGGCTGTTAAGCTGAACGGCGGTATACCTGTTTTTATACAGCTTAAGTTTCCGGAATATAGAATAGACTGGAATGAGGTGACGGAGGCTGTATCATCAAGAACAAAGCTTATAATATTAAATTCGCCGCACAACCCTACAGGAACAGTCCTGTCCGGGAAGGATATTAACAGTTTGCGGGAGTTAACCCATAATACTGATATTTTAATTATCAGCGATGAAGTTTATGAACATATTATATTTGATGGTCTCACCCATGCGAGTATGCTGCGCTTTCCCGAACTGGCTGAAAAAAGTTTTGTTATCAGTTCTTTTGGTAAAACATATCATACAACCGGCTGGAAAATTGGTTATTGTATTGCGCCTGAAATTTTATCAACTGAGTTTCGCAAGATCCATCAGTTTCTTACTTTTGCTTCCAACACGCCGGTGCAGTATGCTTATGCAGACATGATGAAAGAAAAAAGTTATTATAATAATCTGGCTATTTTTTATCAAAAGAAGCGGGACAAATTTATTTCATGTTTGGAGGCATCCGGATTAAGGGTCTTGCCTTGTTCCGGAACCTATTTTCTGATGGTGGATTATTCGGCTGTTTCAGATGAATCTGATTATACATTTGCAGAACGTATCACAACAGAATACGGAGTTGCCGCCATTCCTCCATCCGCTTTTTATAACAAAAAGCAGGATGATAAAGTATTGAGATTCTGTTTTGCAAAAAAAGATGAAACATTGGAAAAAGCAGCTGAAATACTTTGCCGTCTTTAA
- a CDS encoding class I SAM-dependent methyltransferase, giving the protein MDQFYSDYETEQIPMVVNGKKFSFLIPKTIDRFINKDNLFDEFPLWAKIWEAATVLSAYMADLPVNPAKRFLEIGAGIGVVEIVAASFGHRVLMSEHNPDALKFARANTAINNCDNLEIKDLDWNKPVCDGRFDQIIGSEVVYKKSDIKSLLMLFNKCLKPGGNITLAEGMRKTGLIFLEEMGQYFHIKAGKRILRTDDSAKEFVLFQMKSKINPT; this is encoded by the coding sequence TTGGATCAGTTTTATAGCGATTATGAAACCGAACAAATACCTATGGTTGTAAATGGAAAAAAATTCAGCTTTCTTATACCAAAAACTATTGATCGTTTTATAAATAAAGATAATCTGTTTGATGAATTTCCGCTTTGGGCCAAGATATGGGAAGCAGCGACTGTTCTATCGGCTTATATGGCGGATCTACCGGTGAACCCTGCAAAGAGATTTCTTGAAATAGGTGCGGGTATTGGTGTTGTTGAAATTGTGGCTGCGAGTTTCGGGCACAGGGTATTGATGTCGGAACATAATCCTGATGCCTTGAAATTTGCCAGGGCCAATACGGCGATAAACAACTGTGATAATTTGGAAATTAAAGATCTTGATTGGAATAAACCGGTATGTGATGGACGTTTTGATCAAATAATAGGCTCAGAGGTAGTCTATAAAAAAAGTGATATTAAAAGTTTGTTAATGCTTTTTAATAAATGTTTAAAACCAGGCGGTAACATAACTCTGGCAGAAGGAATGCGTAAGACAGGTTTAATTTTTCTGGAAGAAATGGGGCAGTACTTTCATATCAAAGCAGGAAAAAGAATACTCCGCACAGATGACAGCGCTAAAGAGTTTGTTCTTTTCCAGATGAAAAGCAAGATAAATCCGACTTAA
- a CDS encoding MogA/MoaB family molybdenum cofactor biosynthesis protein: protein MSTQKHKKTAPKKTRIGIITVSTTRTIANDKSGVWISKQAKKEGHTVVFHQVIPDESATITKTVLDLIQDLKPDVIIVTGGTGISSTDVTIEAVRPLFIKELTGFGAVFAQLSFEEIDSAAILSRATAGITGKSVLFAIPGSLKACKLACKALIFLEIGHIVKHIAE, encoded by the coding sequence TTGAGTACACAGAAACATAAAAAAACAGCTCCGAAAAAAACCAGGATCGGGATAATAACTGTTTCTACTACAAGAACCATTGCCAATGACAAAAGCGGAGTCTGGATCAGTAAACAAGCCAAAAAAGAGGGGCATACTGTAGTTTTTCATCAGGTAATTCCTGATGAATCAGCCACCATTACAAAAACCGTCCTGGATCTGATCCAGGATCTGAAACCTGACGTTATAATAGTAACCGGGGGGACGGGAATAAGCAGCACGGATGTTACCATCGAGGCTGTCCGGCCCTTGTTTATAAAAGAACTTACCGGGTTTGGTGCTGTTTTTGCGCAACTGAGTTTTGAAGAGATAGATTCCGCGGCAATTTTATCCCGCGCCACAGCCGGAATTACAGGTAAGTCTGTTCTTTTTGCAATTCCCGGCAGCCTGAAAGCCTGTAAATTAGCCTGTAAGGCTCTTATTTTTCTTGAAATTGGGCATATTGTAAAACATATAGCAGAGTAA
- a CDS encoding ABC transporter ATP-binding protein, translating into MTAAIEIKNLNYYYDDYQVLKNIDFTVQKGDFFIIIGPNGSGKTTLIKIIAGIFKQQQGEIIVFDKKLEKYSRKKLAQKIALVPQMVTADFPFTVMELVLMGRSPYLGLLGLDKQEDLEIAKQALDFTGVEELIDRRIEHLSGGERQRIFIAKAICQETEIILLDEPTAALDIAHQIRIMDLMEQLQHERNVTIIMISHDLNLAAMYGNRLLLLNNGKIAGLGSPADVITFKNLEEAYGCKLLIDKNPVGKYPRVNLVPQRLFDQNNIIRK; encoded by the coding sequence ATGACTGCGGCAATAGAAATAAAAAATCTGAATTATTATTATGACGATTATCAAGTATTGAAGAATATAGATTTTACTGTTCAAAAGGGAGATTTTTTTATTATCATAGGCCCGAATGGATCAGGTAAAACAACCTTGATCAAGATCATAGCCGGTATTTTTAAACAGCAACAAGGAGAAATAATTGTTTTTGATAAAAAGCTGGAAAAATATTCACGTAAGAAACTGGCCCAAAAAATCGCCCTTGTTCCGCAAATGGTTACAGCGGATTTCCCTTTTACGGTAATGGAACTGGTTCTAATGGGTCGCTCACCATATCTTGGCCTGCTGGGACTTGATAAGCAAGAAGATCTTGAAATAGCAAAACAGGCTTTAGATTTTACCGGTGTTGAGGAATTAATTGATCGCAGAATAGAGCATCTGAGCGGAGGTGAACGGCAGCGCATATTTATTGCCAAGGCAATCTGCCAGGAAACTGAAATAATTCTTTTGGATGAACCTACGGCGGCCCTGGATATCGCTCATCAGATCCGAATAATGGATTTAATGGAACAGCTTCAGCACGAAAGAAATGTAACAATAATCATGATATCACACGACCTTAATCTTGCCGCCATGTATGGAAACAGGTTGCTGCTCCTTAACAACGGAAAAATAGCCGGCCTGGGAAGCCCTGCTGATGTGATTACCTTTAAAAATCTTGAGGAAGCTTATGGATGCAAATTATTGATTGACAAAAATCCTGTAGGCAAGTACCCACGGGTTAATCTTGTGCCCCAAAGGCTTTTTGATCAAAACAATATTATTAGGAAATAA
- the pyrR gene encoding bifunctional pyr operon transcriptional regulator/uracil phosphoribosyltransferase PyrR, whose product MDLKNIILDKGDIKRILTRITCEIIERHKGVGNLVLIGIHTRGVYLAQRIGKGIVDIEGIVVESGTIDITMYRDDWTKISNHPVVKTTKIPFSVDGKHIILVDDVLFTGRTVRAAMDAVIDFGRPDRIELAVLVDRGYRELPIQADYVGKFIETRQHETVNVLFQEHDDIDAVLIE is encoded by the coding sequence ATGGATTTAAAAAATATAATTCTCGACAAAGGTGATATAAAAAGAATACTTACAAGGATTACCTGTGAGATAATTGAAAGACACAAAGGTGTCGGCAATCTGGTTTTAATCGGCATTCATACCAGGGGCGTTTATTTAGCGCAAAGAATAGGGAAAGGAATTGTTGATATTGAGGGGATTGTTGTCGAGTCCGGCACAATAGATATTACCATGTATCGTGATGACTGGACAAAGATAAGCAACCATCCGGTAGTAAAGACTACTAAAATACCATTTTCCGTTGACGGAAAACATATTATTCTTGTTGATGATGTCCTTTTTACAGGCCGCACTGTCAGGGCGGCCATGGATGCTGTTATCGATTTTGGCAGGCCTGATCGTATTGAACTTGCCGTTCTGGTGGACAGGGGATACAGGGAATTACCGATACAGGCTGATTATGTGGGTAAGTTTATAGAAACAAGGCAGCACGAAACAGTTAATGTGCTCTTTCAGGAGCATGATGACATAGATGCTGTTCTGATTGAGTAA
- a CDS encoding FecCD family ABC transporter permease, with the protein MPVNRSSIIKRITLISLILFIILLIVILAALAIGSTSTGIKAVYQAFFGHEDADSMTRAIILHLRLPRAVLAALVGAALSLGGLVFQAILRNPLAEPYILGISGGSAIGAILGILMGLSRFPGVSLLSFTGSIIILFLIIIISSGHSILKKDSLLLAGVMVNSFCSAVIMFLISMTQDSRLHNIMFWLMGDLSLADLNKAGILAAILCPCFILIFLLSNSMNILLLGKEMAITMGISVKAITLTLLITTSLMVSATVSNCGLIGFVGLVIPHILRLILGSDHRVLVPACILGGGTYMVVCDLMARTLPDQGEMPAGVITAMIGAPIFIFLLKKTKI; encoded by the coding sequence GTGCCTGTAAACAGATCTTCCATTATAAAACGGATTACGCTTATTTCTTTAATTTTATTTATAATCCTTCTTATAGTGATCCTGGCGGCGCTTGCAATCGGATCGACAAGCACAGGGATTAAGGCTGTTTACCAGGCATTCTTTGGTCATGAAGATGCTGATTCCATGACAAGAGCTATAATATTGCACCTTCGTTTACCCAGAGCCGTGCTGGCTGCGCTTGTAGGTGCAGCCCTTTCTTTGGGCGGCCTTGTTTTTCAGGCTATTTTAAGAAATCCTCTGGCCGAACCGTATATTTTAGGCATTTCAGGAGGTTCCGCCATAGGAGCCATTCTTGGAATATTAATGGGACTGTCGCGTTTCCCCGGAGTAAGCCTTCTATCCTTTACCGGGAGTATCATCATCCTGTTTTTGATTATCATAATTTCATCCGGCCATTCAATTTTAAAAAAAGATTCCCTTTTGCTGGCCGGCGTTATGGTTAATTCTTTTTGTTCCGCTGTTATTATGTTTCTAATCTCCATGACCCAGGATTCCAGGCTGCATAACATAATGTTCTGGCTTATGGGTGATCTTTCACTTGCGGATCTCAATAAGGCCGGCATACTTGCAGCAATACTCTGCCCCTGTTTTATTCTAATATTTCTGCTTTCAAATTCAATGAATATTCTCCTGCTTGGAAAAGAGATGGCGATTACAATGGGAATAAGTGTAAAGGCGATTACCCTGACACTTTTGATTACAACATCATTAATGGTCAGCGCAACAGTAAGTAATTGCGGACTGATTGGTTTTGTGGGGCTTGTGATTCCACATATTTTACGCCTCATCCTCGGATCAGATCACAGGGTGCTTGTTCCCGCCTGCATCCTGGGGGGTGGGACATATATGGTTGTCTGCGATCTAATGGCAAGAACACTTCCTGATCAAGGTGAGATGCCGGCAGGGGTTATTACAGCCATGATCGGCGCTCCGATCTTTATATTTCTTTTAAAAAAAACTAAAATATAA
- a CDS encoding ABC transporter substrate-binding protein, which produces MKILVFCGFIFFLAIFPLSGAGFELKTVIDQVSRQVVVPAAPQRVIALAPSITEIIFALEQENRLKGVTAYSDFPKKALKLPKVGSYVYLDLERIVSLKPDLCIAIKDGNPKEAVDKLESIGIPVYAVNPKNIETVINTVVEIGGLLNASKKADALAKNMRHRIKRVEALIAKTDLRPGIFFQIGIAPIVSVGTDTFIHELIIKAGGRNLAEGPVSYPRFSREQVLALAPDIIIITSMARSVVFEQVKAEWNKWPNMPAVKTGRIFLEDSNLFDRPTPRLVDGLELLLKLIHPELINEANKCL; this is translated from the coding sequence ATGAAAATTCTTGTTTTTTGCGGGTTTATCTTTTTTTTAGCTATATTTCCTTTGTCAGGCGCTGGGTTTGAACTGAAAACCGTAATCGACCAGGTTAGCCGTCAGGTTGTTGTGCCTGCCGCCCCGCAACGGGTGATTGCCCTTGCACCAAGCATCACGGAAATTATTTTTGCACTTGAGCAGGAAAATCGCTTAAAGGGCGTAACAGCCTACAGCGATTTTCCCAAAAAAGCCCTTAAACTTCCAAAAGTTGGTTCTTATGTATACCTTGATCTGGAAAGGATAGTCTCTCTGAAACCGGATCTCTGCATCGCCATCAAGGACGGCAACCCGAAAGAAGCTGTTGACAAGCTTGAATCTATTGGCATACCTGTGTATGCTGTAAATCCGAAAAACATTGAAACAGTAATAAATACAGTTGTTGAAATAGGCGGGTTACTCAATGCCTCCAAAAAAGCGGATGCCCTGGCAAAAAATATGCGGCATAGAATAAAAAGGGTTGAAGCTCTAATAGCAAAAACAGATCTTCGACCGGGTATTTTTTTTCAAATAGGAATAGCTCCCATAGTATCTGTTGGAACCGATACCTTTATTCATGAACTTATTATTAAGGCAGGAGGCAGGAATCTTGCGGAAGGTCCGGTTTCTTATCCGCGTTTCAGCAGGGAACAGGTTTTGGCTCTGGCTCCCGACATCATAATTATTACATCAATGGCCCGATCAGTTGTTTTTGAACAGGTTAAAGCGGAATGGAACAAATGGCCGAATATGCCGGCTGTAAAAACCGGAAGGATTTTTCTCGAAGATTCCAACCTGTTTGACCGCCCAACGCCCCGCCTTGTGGACGGCCTTGAACTTCTACTCAAGCTGATTCACCCGGAACTTATTAATGAGGCAAACAAGTGCCTGTAA
- a CDS encoding transposase: MIKNTFEEVLSDEWVKANITNPVQELVIIRGIIPWQKMITKLCKFYNTSQGAFGKSLRMMTAILICIKYYQLSDRQMVKHIKENHYIQYFCNITNEELQTCLDPSSICVFRKRIGEEGVEIIEKEVFEVLRKAGIIQGDNAMIDSSVLKNNVIYPNDVHLIFKAFDKMKQFAVLHQISLWWDNNEVKKLWREFFLNKKQNRLEWLLKFNILFIPALKIFDKKVESLKTTKKKQIKADNMFAILTILEAQTLEKLEGKKQIKNRIVSIDEPDARPIVKGKEHPKCEFGTTMEMTFNREGFMITIENFIGNPNDKTLFAGTLEQFKKRMKGEPENIITDLGYRSNGNFKIADNISNVFLGRKKDVSEEKQSFCCKARSATEGFIAIAKNIRGFGCSLYRGFEGDRIWSLLCQTAYNLKKFIQLLMGEKIEEKKLMKLGLA, encoded by the coding sequence ATGATAAAAAATACTTTTGAAGAAGTTCTTTCTGATGAATGGGTGAAAGCAAATATAACCAATCCAGTTCAGGAATTGGTTATTATCCGTGGGATAATTCCATGGCAAAAAATGATTACAAAGTTGTGTAAATTTTATAACACCAGTCAGGGTGCTTTTGGAAAATCTCTCAGGATGATGACAGCGATTTTGATTTGTATAAAATACTATCAATTAAGTGATAGGCAAATGGTTAAGCATATAAAAGAAAACCACTATATTCAATATTTTTGTAACATCACAAATGAGGAATTGCAAACATGCCTGGATCCGAGTTCTATATGTGTATTTCGAAAACGTATAGGTGAAGAAGGTGTTGAAATTATAGAAAAAGAAGTTTTTGAGGTTCTACGCAAAGCTGGGATAATACAGGGTGATAATGCTATGATAGATTCAAGCGTATTGAAAAATAACGTTATCTATCCAAATGATGTACATTTAATTTTTAAAGCTTTTGACAAAATGAAACAATTTGCCGTTTTGCATCAAATCTCCTTGTGGTGGGACAATAATGAAGTAAAAAAATTATGGCGAGAATTTTTTTTGAACAAAAAACAAAACCGTTTGGAATGGTTACTCAAATTTAATATATTATTTATTCCTGCTCTAAAAATATTTGATAAAAAAGTTGAATCATTAAAGACCACAAAGAAAAAACAAATAAAAGCTGACAATATGTTTGCTATTCTTACTATTCTTGAAGCACAAACCTTAGAAAAACTCGAAGGTAAAAAACAGATAAAAAACCGGATTGTATCCATTGATGAACCGGATGCCCGCCCGATTGTAAAAGGAAAAGAGCATCCGAAGTGTGAATTCGGCACAACAATGGAAATGACTTTCAATAGGGAAGGATTCATGATTACCATTGAAAATTTTATCGGTAATCCAAATGATAAAACGCTTTTTGCTGGAACACTCGAACAGTTCAAAAAACGGATGAAAGGCGAACCGGAAAATATTATTACCGACCTTGGTTACAGAAGCAATGGTAATTTTAAAATTGCAGACAATATCAGTAACGTTTTTTTGGGGCGTAAAAAAGATGTATCCGAAGAAAAACAGAGTTTTTGCTGTAAAGCCCGTTCAGCAACAGAAGGTTTCATAGCTATTGCAAAAAATATTAGAGGTTTTGGATGCAGTCTTTATAGAGGATTTGAAGGAGACCGTATATGGTCATTGCTTTGTCAAACCGCTTATAATCTTAAAAAGTTTATTCAGCTTCTAATGGGAGAAAAGATTGAAGAAAAAAAACTGATGAAACTCGGGCTGGCATAA
- a CDS encoding sigma-54-dependent transcriptional regulator: MNEKKTVKTKPFKKKLLVIDDEKNMRHMLSAMLARSGYMVDTAPDGQAGLQKVNNSIQKLKPYAFILCDLKMPNMSGMEFLDSVRDKIKETTVIMMSAYGTIDTAIKAMQQGAYDYISKPFNIDEVLLALKKAEERENLKHENFKLKERLRKIEDSYSFGSMIAGSAKMESVFRLAKKASEYDSTVLIQGESGTGKELIAKALHFNGIRTKKAFVPVNCGGIPDNLLESEFFGYKKGAFTGADRDKKGFFEEAGMGSIFLDEIGELSLNLQVKLLRTLQENEIRPLGDSQTRKIDVRVIAATSKKLEYEVKKGAFREDLFYRLNVLPINIPPLRDRIEDIPILSNHFLEKFNKKFNKNISEISPGALSILSIC; this comes from the coding sequence ATGAATGAAAAAAAAACCGTAAAGACCAAACCTTTTAAGAAGAAACTATTGGTAATTGATGACGAAAAAAATATGCGTCACATGCTCTCTGCTATGCTTGCACGGTCAGGGTATATGGTTGATACCGCTCCCGACGGTCAAGCAGGCTTGCAGAAAGTAAATAACTCCATCCAAAAATTAAAACCATACGCCTTTATTCTTTGTGATCTTAAAATGCCCAATATGAGCGGAATGGAATTCCTTGATTCGGTCCGGGACAAAATCAAGGAGACAACCGTTATAATGATGTCCGCCTATGGCACAATCGATACCGCCATCAAAGCCATGCAGCAGGGCGCATACGACTATATATCAAAACCGTTTAATATTGATGAGGTTCTGCTGGCTCTGAAAAAAGCCGAGGAACGGGAAAACCTTAAACATGAAAACTTTAAACTTAAAGAACGGCTCCGGAAGATTGAAGATAGTTATAGCTTCGGCAGCATGATTGCCGGAAGCGCCAAAATGGAATCTGTTTTCAGGCTTGCCAAAAAAGCTTCCGAATACGATTCAACCGTTTTAATCCAGGGAGAAAGCGGAACAGGCAAAGAGCTGATTGCAAAAGCTCTGCATTTCAACGGTATTAGAACAAAGAAAGCTTTTGTTCCTGTTAATTGTGGAGGAATCCCGGATAATCTGCTTGAGAGTGAATTTTTTGGTTATAAAAAAGGCGCTTTTACCGGCGCGGATAGAGACAAAAAAGGGTTTTTTGAAGAAGCGGGCATGGGCTCTATTTTTCTTGATGAAATCGGAGAGCTTTCCTTAAATTTGCAGGTAAAGCTTCTCCGTACTTTACAGGAAAACGAAATTAGACCTTTAGGTGATTCGCAAACAAGGAAAATAGATGTCCGTGTTATTGCCGCCACATCAAAAAAACTCGAATATGAAGTAAAAAAAGGAGCCTTCCGTGAGGATCTATTTTACAGGCTTAATGTTTTACCGATAAATATTCCTCCATTGAGGGATCGTATTGAAGATATACCGATTTTAAGCAACCATTTCCTTGAAAAGTTCAATAAAAAATTCAACAAAAACATATCGGAAATATCGCCCGGAGCATTATCTATACTTAGTATCTGCTGA
- a CDS encoding acyl-CoA thioesterase, protein MEKIFLYQTKVPLYEVDLGGGVYHGNYYHFFESAREAMLEEIGFPYTKMMELGNHLAVAEAKCIYRIPLRYNDPIEIRSKFTKISSRSLKINQEIWNLDIDKPATTIGLSLVCINNKGRATTLPEAFKQALNSK, encoded by the coding sequence ATGGAAAAAATTTTTTTATATCAAACAAAGGTACCGCTATATGAAGTAGACTTGGGCGGTGGGGTTTATCACGGCAATTATTATCATTTTTTTGAATCAGCAAGAGAAGCTATGCTCGAAGAAATAGGGTTTCCATACACAAAAATGATGGAACTTGGGAATCACCTTGCTGTGGCAGAAGCAAAATGCATATATCGCATTCCGCTGCGATATAATGATCCTATAGAAATTCGCAGCAAATTTACCAAAATTTCAAGCAGAAGTCTCAAAATCAACCAGGAAATATGGAATCTTGATATCGACAAACCGGCAACTACCATTGGTTTAAGTCTGGTATGCATAAATAATAAAGGCCGGGCGACAACTCTACCTGAGGCTTTTAAACAAGCACTTAATTCAAAATAG
- a CDS encoding helix-turn-helix domain-containing protein encodes MRELENIIERAVIFSEKKIILPENLPREFGIKAGAARIDDFFKGFSIKKAQKIMEKRLILRALESTGGNRTKSAKLLEISHPSLLSKIKTYKI; translated from the coding sequence GTGAGAGAACTTGAAAATATCATTGAACGGGCTGTAATTTTTTCAGAAAAAAAAATTATTCTTCCGGAAAATCTTCCCCGGGAATTTGGTATCAAAGCAGGCGCCGCCAGAATTGATGATTTTTTTAAGGGTTTCTCGATAAAAAAAGCTCAAAAAATTATGGAAAAAAGGCTTATACTAAGAGCTCTGGAATCTACCGGCGGCAACCGTACAAAATCAGCCAAACTTCTTGAAATCAGCCACCCTTCTCTGTTAAGTAAAATAAAAACATACAAAATATAG
- a CDS encoding sensor histidine kinase, which produces MKTVVDYLITPKEYGGRLSGKKQKDVKLFAGRLKTYFTINTAFFLFIGMLLIDLVIVKLDQKVLLKSEILKGFFLLSAFESSLQQSAEEENSFFSIKTKCLFRTFLKESGFNFALFIDMQKRKYFFGKCEINRNKLVVLSKKAGLTEKRIISFSDSIRSGSIWGVLWKEQRYLIIFSPLSINKDSSASVSIVLDLVKIYNQTGQTQKIIFIYLLINTAILTFISVKRISRATVTPLKRLLNNAEEFREDGDMFLIHAKESDEFSRLSSSLNRMLQRIANDKEKLRVTVRSLEKTNLKLKEAQKELVKAEKLASVGRLSAGIAHEIGNPISIIIGYLELLKQQNISNNEKNDFLHRAKDEINRINTIIRQLLDFSRTSEENIKNISVHEIINDISQISKIQPWLSGITIELRLAAAKDTINADSNQLRQVFMNLIINASDSIASSPEKIKGKIYITTENIEKIFFGAAEPVQMLKIMFTDNGPGISEADIENIFDPFYTTKEPGKGTGLGLYVCFMIIDKMSGKIEVKSSEYNTTISITLPLLNHHF; this is translated from the coding sequence TTGAAAACAGTTGTTGATTATCTCATTACACCCAAAGAATATGGGGGGCGGCTCTCCGGCAAGAAGCAAAAGGATGTCAAATTGTTTGCCGGACGATTAAAAACATACTTTACAATCAATACGGCTTTTTTTTTATTTATCGGAATGCTCCTGATAGATCTGGTTATTGTAAAATTGGATCAAAAAGTTCTTTTAAAATCAGAAATTTTAAAAGGGTTTTTCCTTCTTTCCGCCTTTGAGAGCAGTCTGCAGCAGTCTGCAGAAGAAGAAAATAGTTTTTTTAGTATTAAAACCAAATGTTTATTCCGTACTTTTTTAAAAGAATCAGGCTTTAACTTTGCATTGTTTATAGATATGCAAAAAAGAAAATATTTTTTCGGAAAGTGTGAAATCAATCGGAACAAGCTTGTGGTTCTAAGCAAAAAAGCCGGATTGACTGAAAAAAGAATAATTTCATTTTCTGATTCAATCCGATCCGGTTCGATTTGGGGTGTTTTATGGAAAGAACAGCGATATCTAATTATTTTCTCTCCTCTATCCATAAATAAAGATTCATCGGCAAGCGTCAGTATAGTCCTCGATCTTGTTAAAATATATAATCAGACCGGGCAGACCCAAAAGATCATTTTTATCTACCTGTTAATAAACACAGCCATATTAACATTTATCAGTGTCAAACGAATCTCCCGGGCAACAGTAACGCCACTCAAAAGACTGCTGAACAATGCTGAAGAATTCAGGGAAGATGGGGACATGTTTTTAATACATGCAAAAGAGAGTGATGAGTTCAGCCGGCTTTCTTCTTCCTTAAACCGCATGTTACAACGGATTGCCAATGACAAGGAGAAGCTCAGGGTTACTGTAAGGTCTCTTGAAAAAACAAATCTAAAACTCAAGGAGGCTCAAAAGGAACTCGTTAAGGCGGAAAAGCTGGCTTCCGTAGGCCGCTTGTCAGCCGGTATTGCCCATGAAATCGGGAATCCGATCAGCATAATTATCGGTTATCTGGAACTGCTCAAGCAGCAGAACATCAGCAATAATGAAAAAAACGATTTTCTACATCGAGCAAAAGATGAAATAAACAGGATTAATACAATAATCCGGCAGCTTCTTGATTTTTCAAGAACTTCAGAGGAAAATATCAAAAACATTTCCGTGCATGAAATTATAAATGACATATCACAAATCTCTAAGATACAACCATGGTTGTCGGGTATAACAATAGAACTCCGTTTAGCTGCCGCAAAAGATACTATTAATGCAGATTCAAATCAATTAAGACAGGTCTTTATGAATCTGATTATCAATGCCTCTGATTCCATAGCCTCTTCTCCTGAAAAGATAAAAGGAAAAATATATATAACCACTGAAAATATTGAAAAAATATTCTTTGGAGCAGCCGAGCCGGTTCAAATGCTGAAAATCATGTTTACGGATAATGGCCCGGGAATTTCCGAAGCTGATATTGAAAATATTTTCGATCCCTTTTATACAACTAAAGAGCCTGGCAAAGGAACCGGTTTGGGTCTTTATGTTTGTTTTATGATAATCGATAAAATGAGTGGAAAGATAGAAGTTAAAAGCAGCGAATATAATACAACAATATCGATTACCCTGCCTTTATTAAATCATCACTTCTGA